A window from Salvelinus fontinalis isolate EN_2023a chromosome 8, ASM2944872v1, whole genome shotgun sequence encodes these proteins:
- the tnfrsf9a gene encoding tumor necrosis factor receptor superfamily member 9a, translating into MHLVLRVLCISMLILCCLSSTGEIGCKQWTTSAGSPDVCCERCNPGNRLVTRCGPDPEKLCVPCRNETYTTDGTSHSCLRCTQCVGGAQFLKKACTKSKDTECDCRAGFRCGDDHCSFCVEECGKGQEPLPAARSCRNCPDGTFNDKIHEKCKSWRTSCLHPKEHIVAVGDAVSDSKCGIANIVTPEVNTLPSTQADPEGLVWAISASFGVFIILIILFLVIITKKKPEKTAPKEPTLNELTHPTDEPRSLVVTSFHHPQQEQGSSSEILCSQDFETKLLPV; encoded by the exons ATGCATCTGGTCCTCAGGGTACTGTGTATCTCTATGCTCATACTGTGTTGCCTGAGTAGCACTGGTGAGATAGGTTGTAAACAATGGACAACCTCTGCTGGTTCTCCTGATGTCTGCTGTGAAAGGTGCAATCCAG GGAACCGTCTGGTGACACGCTGTGGACCAGACCCAGAAAAGCTCTGCGTTCCATGTAGGAATGAGACCTACACAACTGATGGTACATCACACTCCTGTCTCAGGTGTACTCAGTGTGTAG GTGGCGCCCAATTCCTTAAGAAGGCCTGTACAAAAAGCAAGGACACAGAGTGTGACTGTAGGGCAGGATTCCGATGTGGTGATGACCACTGTTCCTTCTGTGTTGAGGAGTGTGGGAAAGGCCAGGAACCTCTTCCCGCTGCAC GGTCCTGCCGGAATTGTCCAGATGGGACCTTCAATGACAAAATCCATGAGAAGTGCAAGTCTTGGAGAACAAG CTGTCTGCATCCCAAGGAACACATTGTTGCAGTGGGAGATGCAGTTAGTGACAGCAAGTGCGGCATTGCCAACATTGTAACGCCCGAAGTCAACACCTTACCTTCAACACAGGCGGACCCTGAGG GGCTGGTTTGGGCTATAAGTGCCTCATTTGGGGTCTTTATCATCCTTATCATCTTGTTTCTGGTCATCATCACTAAAAAGAAGCCAGAGAAGACAGCCCCCAAGGAGCCAACCCTTAATGAGCTAACTCACCCTACAG ATGAACCCAGGAGCCTGGTGGTGACCAGTTTCCATCACCCTCAGCAGGAGCAGGGCAGCAGCTCTGAAATCCTGTGCTCCCAGGACTTTGAGACCAAGCTCCTGCCTGTGTGA